The Spirosoma foliorum genome has a window encoding:
- a CDS encoding alpha-hydroxy-acid oxidizing protein, with translation MYGLALDGQAGVETVIRNLLADLELTLGLIGCKGLSEITADSLRFS, from the coding sequence GTGTATGGACTTGCCCTGGATGGGCAGGCTGGGGTAGAAACAGTTATTCGGAATCTGCTTGCTGATCTTGAACTAACACTGGGCTTAATCGGGTGTAAAGGCTTGTCAGAGATTACTGCCGATAGCCTTCGCTTTAGCTAA
- a CDS encoding alpha-hydroxy-acid oxidizing protein — translation MRALEWQRKIYLDGFAGRVSKIPASMLQLKQAAIQKMTPVASAYIVGGAGNEQTVRANRQGFERWQLVPKMLRNVENPDLSIELFGQKLPSPILLAPIGVLEMAHPEADLAVARAAEATGIPYIFSNQASVSMEDCSAVMGNSMRLFQLYWSRSRELVSSFVQRAEACKCSAIVLTLDTTMLGWRTQDLSLGHLPFLHGKGLAQYTSDPVFQQLLDEYIQQPPKARPTITTTTIRHLLGAVRRYPSGSFLHKLRSGRAMGAVSLFSGIYSNPTITWDDLAFLREQTKLPILLKGILHPDDARRAVDYGMDGVIVSNHGGRQVDGSISTIEALPAVVSAINGQIPVLLDSGIRGGGRCNKSYSPRRKSRMCWTPLRVWTCPGWAGWGRNSYSESAC, via the coding sequence GGCGGGTTTCTAAAATTCCGGCCAGTATGCTTCAGTTGAAGCAGGCGGCTATCCAGAAAATGACACCGGTGGCAAGTGCCTATATTGTAGGCGGGGCTGGGAATGAACAAACCGTTCGGGCGAATCGGCAGGGGTTTGAACGGTGGCAACTAGTCCCGAAAATGCTTCGTAATGTTGAAAATCCCGATCTGAGTATTGAGCTATTCGGACAGAAACTACCCTCGCCGATTTTATTAGCTCCCATTGGGGTTTTGGAAATGGCCCACCCCGAGGCCGATCTGGCGGTGGCCAGGGCTGCTGAGGCAACAGGCATACCCTATATCTTTTCCAATCAGGCGTCAGTGTCGATGGAAGACTGTTCGGCCGTAATGGGTAATTCGATGCGTTTGTTTCAGCTTTATTGGAGCCGTTCCCGCGAGTTGGTCAGTAGTTTCGTTCAGCGGGCTGAAGCCTGTAAGTGCAGCGCCATTGTACTGACGCTCGATACCACCATGCTCGGTTGGCGGACCCAGGATTTGTCGTTGGGACACTTACCTTTTTTGCACGGAAAGGGCCTCGCACAGTACACCTCTGATCCCGTTTTTCAGCAACTTTTAGATGAGTACATCCAACAACCGCCCAAGGCTCGCCCAACGATTACAACGACAACCATTCGCCATCTACTAGGTGCCGTTCGGCGTTATCCAAGTGGATCGTTCCTACATAAATTACGCTCTGGACGGGCAATGGGGGCGGTTTCGTTGTTTTCGGGTATTTATAGCAATCCAACCATTACCTGGGATGACCTCGCCTTTCTGCGGGAACAGACCAAGTTGCCAATTCTCCTCAAGGGAATTTTACATCCCGACGATGCGCGCCGAGCCGTTGATTACGGTATGGATGGCGTTATTGTCTCGAACCACGGGGGAAGGCAGGTCGATGGATCTATTAGCACCATTGAAGCGTTGCCTGCTGTTGTTTCTGCTATTAATGGACAGATTCCGGTACTGTTGGATAGCGGTATCCGAGGGGGGGGGCGATGTAATAAAAGCTATAGCCCTAGGCGCAAAAGCCGTATGTGTTGGACGCCCTTACGTGTATGGACTTGCCCTGGATGGGCAGGCTGGGGTAGAAACAGTTATTCGGAATCTGCTTGCTGA